In Candidatus Rokuibacteriota bacterium, a single window of DNA contains:
- the ltrA gene encoding group II intron reverse transcriptase/maturase: protein MTTAPISLQDLQRRLYVKAKAEKDWRFWGLYVHVAKLETLHAAYARAKQDDGAPGIDGVTFEAIEAAGVEGFLAQLRDELVSRTYRPLRNRRVAIPKEGGKVRVLGIPAIRDRVVQGALTLIVEPIFEADFHEGSYGYRPKRTAQQAVDRVAEAIVRHKTRVIDVDLAAYFDSVRHDLLLAKVARRVNDRDILHLVKLMLKAAGTRGVPQGGVLSPLLSNIYLTEVDAMLERAKAVTANGTHTYVEYARYADDLVILVHNDRRQDWLIEAVNRRLREELATLDVQLNEEKSRIVDLTRGESFGFLGFDFRRVRSLRGRWRPQYTPKQKKRTALLQALKAVFRGFRSQRVEVLIVEINPKLRGWVHYFRIGHASRCFAFVRQWVEKKVRRHLMRARNRRGFGWKRWSTAGLYDSLGLFADYRVRYLSRV, encoded by the coding sequence ATGACAACAGCGCCCATCAGCCTGCAAGACCTGCAGCGGAGGCTCTACGTCAAGGCGAAGGCCGAGAAGGACTGGCGGTTCTGGGGCCTGTACGTTCATGTGGCCAAGCTGGAGACACTCCACGCGGCGTATGCGCGGGCCAAGCAGGATGACGGCGCGCCGGGTATCGACGGCGTGACGTTCGAGGCCATCGAGGCAGCCGGGGTGGAAGGGTTTCTGGCGCAGCTGCGGGACGAGCTGGTCTCACGCACCTATCGGCCACTACGGAACCGGCGCGTCGCAATTCCGAAAGAGGGCGGCAAGGTCCGCGTCCTGGGGATTCCGGCGATTCGGGACCGCGTGGTGCAAGGGGCGCTCACACTCATCGTGGAGCCGATCTTCGAAGCCGACTTTCACGAGGGGTCGTACGGATATCGACCGAAGCGGACAGCCCAGCAGGCGGTGGACCGAGTGGCCGAGGCCATCGTGCGGCACAAGACGCGGGTGATTGACGTTGATCTCGCGGCGTACTTCGACAGCGTGCGGCACGACCTGCTGCTCGCCAAGGTGGCCCGCCGGGTGAACGACCGAGACATCTTGCACTTGGTGAAGCTGATGCTGAAAGCCGCTGGGACGCGCGGGGTTCCTCAGGGCGGCGTGCTCTCCCCCCTCCTCAGCAACATCTATCTCACGGAGGTCGATGCGATGCTGGAGCGGGCCAAGGCGGTCACGGCCAACGGCACGCACACGTACGTGGAGTACGCGCGCTATGCTGATGACCTGGTGATCCTCGTGCACAATGATCGTCGGCAGGACTGGCTGATAGAGGCGGTAAACCGGCGGCTGCGGGAGGAGTTGGCGACACTCGATGTGCAGCTGAACGAGGAGAAGAGCCGGATCGTGGACCTGACGCGGGGGGAGAGCTTCGGGTTCTTGGGCTTTGACTTCCGGCGTGTCCGCTCGTTGCGGGGGCGCTGGCGGCCGCAGTATACGCCGAAGCAGAAGAAGCGCACGGCGTTGCTGCAAGCGCTCAAGGCGGTGTTCCGGGGCTTCCGGTCCCAGCGGGTGGAGGTGTTGATCGTCGAGATCAACCCGAAGCTGCGGGGCTGGGTCCACTACTTCCGGATCGGGCACGCGAGCCGGTGCTTTGCCTTTGTGAGGCAATGGGTCGAGAAGAAGGTCCGGCGCCACTTGATGCGGGCGAGGAATCGTCGGGGCTTCGGCTGGAAGAGGTGGAGTACGGCGGGGCTCTATGACTCGCTCGGGTTGTTTGCAGACTACCGAGTGCGGTACCTGAGCCGGGTCTGA